The genomic window TGTCTTGAATCTGGCTTCTCGTCTGAAAGACGCTGCGTATGTAAAGAACGCTGTTAAGCAGATCGAGACAGAAAAAGATATTGATACTCAGATCCGTGAGTATTTGAAACTTTATGAGAAAATTCAACGTATCTGTAATTTGCAGAGCGACTTGAGTTGGTTGAATATGGAGGCGATTCGTCTGGCTTTCAATGATATGAAAAAACTGAAAGGTTTCGATGCCACTAAGTATCAACCGGTTTTGGATGAGCTGGAACAGCAGGTAAAGAAAGGTTTCGATGGCATTTATAGTGGTGATGAGGCCGCTTTGGTTAACGCGGAGAAAGCGATTGCGAATAAACGTACGATCTTGCTGGCGAACCCGTTCTTGGATGGTGATAAAGTCTTGGCTGCCCGCTTTAAATTAGGTGTAAACGCTCATAAGGCAATGGCTCCGGATTTGGGTACGCAGGGTAATAACTGGAGCAACCAAGAGTCCGCCCGCCGTATGGGATTCGACGCCGATATTGTGGAGTTGAGTAATCTACGTGGGGAGGATGTACAGGTACGGTCGATTTATAAACCGGAAAACGGTTCCTCTATCGCTGACTTGCGGATGCATTGGGATGGCGATCGTGCTATGTTTACCCAGACGATGCCCGATAAGCGTTGGAACGTATTCGAGGTGAAATTGGATGGCTCGGGCTTTAAGCAATTAATACATAACGAGGAACCGGATCTGGAGTTTTATGATGGAACCTACTTACCGGACGGACGTATCATCGCCAACTCGAATATCGGTTATCAAGGCGTGCCTTGTGTAAGCGGTGATGACCCTGTCGGTAATATGGTACTTTATACGCCGGATACGAAGAACTTGCGCCGTCTGACTTTCGATCAAGACGCGAACTGGAACCCGGTAGTGATGAATAACGGTCGTGTGATGTATACCCGTTGGGAGTACACGGACTTGACGCACTATTATTCCCGTATCGTGATGAACATGAATCCGGATGGTACGGAGCAGAAAGCGCTGTATGGTAGCGGATCGATGTTCCCGAACAGTACGTTTGATATCCAGCCGTTGCCGGGCCACGGTTCCGCTTTCGTGGGAATTATCTCCGGTCACCATGGTATCGCCCGTTCCGGCCGTTTGATCGTGTTCGATCCGGCAAAAGCCCGTAAAGGCGCCGCCGGTATGGTACAGGAGATCCCGTATCGTAACCGGCCGATCGTGGAGGAGATTAAGGATGAGCTGGTGAATGGCGTATGGCCGCAGTTTATCAAACCGACTCCGCTGAATGATAAATATTTCTTGGTGGCCGCTAAATTAGACCCGCAGGATTTATGGGGTATCTATTTGGTGGACGTCTTCGATAACGTGACTTGTTTGCGTAAGGTAGAGGGTGAGGGCTATATCAGTCCGGTTGCCGTACGTAAGACACAGACTCCTCCGGCTATTCCGGACCGTGTGAAATTGAATGACAAAGAGGCTACGGTCTTTATTCAGGATATTTACGAGGGAGAGGGTTTGAGAGGCATTCCCCGGGGTACGGTTAAGTCTCTTCGTCTGCACGCTTATGAGTATGCTTACGTGAAGACTACCTCCGATCATAACTGGCATGGAATCCAGTCCGGTTGGGACATCAAGCGTATGTTGGGTACGGTACCAGTAGAAGAGGATGGCTCCGCTATCTTCAAGATCCCGGCGAATACGCCGATTTCTATCCAGCCGTTAGACAAAGACGGTGTGGCTATCCAGTGGATGCGTAGCTGGTTGACCGGTCAGCCGGGCGAGGTGGTATCTTGTATCGGTTGCCATGAGGACCAGAACCAGATTCCTATTCCGAAACGTGTGATGGCTTCGCAGAAAGCCCCGCATGCGTTGACTCCGCCGGAAGGGGGGACCCGTTCGTTCACGTTCGATCTGGAGATCCAACCGATCTTGGATCGTGCCTGTATCGCTTGCCATAATGGTGAGGGTAAGGCTTTCGACTTGCGTGGGGGCAAGAAGGATAAATTAGGTTATGGCACTTCTTACTTGAATCTGCATCCGTATGTACACCGTCAAGGTGGCGAGGGTGATATGGTGGTTCTTCAACCGTATGAATATCATCCGAACACGAGTGAACTGGTTCGTATGTTGAAGAAAGGGCACTTTAACGTGCAACTGACGGATAAAGAGTGGAAAACCCTTTATAACTGGATTGATTACAACGCTCCGGATAAGGGTTATTTCAATGCGAATGTGCTTTCGAAGGATATCATCCCGTATCAAGGCTTCGACCAGATCAAGCGTCGTAAAGAGTTGACGGATAAGTATGCGAATGGCGCAGGCGTGGATTGGAAGAAAGAGATCTCCGATTATGCCGCTTACTTGAAGGGTAAAGGTGAGATCAAACCGGAGATGCCGGAGAAATTGGCTCCTGTCAAGGAAAAAGAGTTGAAGGTGAAAGGCTGGCCTTTCGATGCGGACCGGATCAAGGCTATGTTGGCTGACGAGAAGGAAACCCGTAAGGAGATCGAGTTGGCTCCGGGTATCAAGATGACATTTGTTCGCATTCCGGCCGGACAATTCGTGATGGGCAGCTATCGTGGGCAATCCGATACTCGTCCGACGGCGAAAGTGAAGATTGACAAAGCTTTCTGGATGGGTGAGTTGGAGGTTACGAACCAGCAATTCAACGTGATTTTCCCGGATCACGACAGCCGTTTCGTGGATCAGCAATGGAAAGATCACGTGGTTCAAGGATATCCCGCTAATAAACCGGAGCAACCGGTAATCCGTGTAAGTTACAATGACGCTATGGATTATTGTAAGAAGCTGAGTGAGAAAACAGGCTTGAACATCACGCTTCCGACCGAGGCGCAATGGGAATGGGCTTGTCGTGCCGGTAGCGATCAAGATTTCTGGTATGGCGATATGAATGCGGACTTCGGCAAAAAGGATAACCTAGCCGACGTAACCACGCTCCTGCTTGCCGTAAGCGGTATCGACCCGCAACCGATGCCTAAGACTTCTTATTGGTACAAATACTATACTTACTTACCGAAAGAGGAAGGCGTGGATGATGGCAATTTGGTTCAGGTGGGTGGTAAGCAATATGAAGCGAATCCGTTCGGTTTGTATTGCATGCACGGTAACGTGGCGGAATGGACTCGTTCAGATTACTTGCCTTATCCTTACAACGAGAAATCGAAAGAGGTCTCCGAGTATAAGGTGGTTCGTGGCGGTTCTTATATCGAGCGACCGAAATTCTCGACGGCTTATACCCGTAAAGGATATTATCCGTACCAACGTGTGTTCAACGTAGGCTTCCGGGTAATTATTGAGGATTAATAGACAAGGTCTATTTATAGATAGATAACATGGATGCGGCAAATTAATCGCCGATTCTTTCAAAAATGATTAATCTGCGTACATTTGTCGCATCAGTGTTATTAATAAATGAGCAAATGAAAACTCTAGAAAGATTTATCTCTTCTTCCGTGACGACTA from Parabacteroides distasonis ATCC 8503 includes these protein-coding regions:
- a CDS encoding SUMF1/EgtB/PvdO family nonheme iron enzyme, producing MVSLLLSTSLLVSAGPKQKKVDNWIDASVKQKSELRASLVKANMPIMSAWIKAKQKAVPMSADLTGQDQLVLVTAAGPDGTDWDWGTWANARLIKADGSSVWLDELDPDYWVSGSNSIRKNTDLYGNPLLIGGKKYDHSVLCHANGVMVYNINKEYVRFEAEVGLADQSTVGSVFFRIMNVFPKEEAARLLAAYPKELGALNANIDGLENWLTTSDASAERDIVLNLASRLKDAAYVKNAVKQIETEKDIDTQIREYLKLYEKIQRICNLQSDLSWLNMEAIRLAFNDMKKLKGFDATKYQPVLDELEQQVKKGFDGIYSGDEAALVNAEKAIANKRTILLANPFLDGDKVLAARFKLGVNAHKAMAPDLGTQGNNWSNQESARRMGFDADIVELSNLRGEDVQVRSIYKPENGSSIADLRMHWDGDRAMFTQTMPDKRWNVFEVKLDGSGFKQLIHNEEPDLEFYDGTYLPDGRIIANSNIGYQGVPCVSGDDPVGNMVLYTPDTKNLRRLTFDQDANWNPVVMNNGRVMYTRWEYTDLTHYYSRIVMNMNPDGTEQKALYGSGSMFPNSTFDIQPLPGHGSAFVGIISGHHGIARSGRLIVFDPAKARKGAAGMVQEIPYRNRPIVEEIKDELVNGVWPQFIKPTPLNDKYFLVAAKLDPQDLWGIYLVDVFDNVTCLRKVEGEGYISPVAVRKTQTPPAIPDRVKLNDKEATVFIQDIYEGEGLRGIPRGTVKSLRLHAYEYAYVKTTSDHNWHGIQSGWDIKRMLGTVPVEEDGSAIFKIPANTPISIQPLDKDGVAIQWMRSWLTGQPGEVVSCIGCHEDQNQIPIPKRVMASQKAPHALTPPEGGTRSFTFDLEIQPILDRACIACHNGEGKAFDLRGGKKDKLGYGTSYLNLHPYVHRQGGEGDMVVLQPYEYHPNTSELVRMLKKGHFNVQLTDKEWKTLYNWIDYNAPDKGYFNANVLSKDIIPYQGFDQIKRRKELTDKYANGAGVDWKKEISDYAAYLKGKGEIKPEMPEKLAPVKEKELKVKGWPFDADRIKAMLADEKETRKEIELAPGIKMTFVRIPAGQFVMGSYRGQSDTRPTAKVKIDKAFWMGELEVTNQQFNVIFPDHDSRFVDQQWKDHVVQGYPANKPEQPVIRVSYNDAMDYCKKLSEKTGLNITLPTEAQWEWACRAGSDQDFWYGDMNADFGKKDNLADVTTLLLAVSGIDPQPMPKTSYWYKYYTYLPKEEGVDDGNLVQVGGKQYEANPFGLYCMHGNVAEWTRSDYLPYPYNEKSKEVSEYKVVRGGSYIERPKFSTAYTRKGYYPYQRVFNVGFRVIIED